A region from the Citrobacter koseri ATCC BAA-895 genome encodes:
- the murA gene encoding UDP-N-acetylglucosamine 1-carboxyvinyltransferase, whose translation MDKFRVQGPTTLQGEVTISGAKNAALPILFAALLAEEPVEIQNVPKLKDIDTTMKLLSQLGTKVERNGSVWIDASQVNIFCAPYELVKTMRASIWALGPLVARFGQGQVSLPGGCAIGARPVDLHITGLEQLGAEIKLEEGYVKASVNGRLKGAHIVMDKVSVGATVTIMSAATLAEGTTVIENAAREPEIVDTANFLVTLGAKISGQGTDRITIEGVERLGGGVYRVLPDRIETGTFLVAAAISGGKIVCRNAQPDTLDAVLAKLRDAGADIETGEDWISLDMHGQRPKAVNVRTAPHPAFPTDMQAQFTLLNLVAEGTGFITETIFENRFMHVPELIRMGAHAEIESNTVICHGVEKLSGAQVMATDLRASASLVLAGCIAEGTTLVDRIYHIDRGYERIEDKLRALGANIERVKGE comes from the coding sequence ATGGATAAATTTCGTGTACAGGGGCCGACAACGCTCCAGGGCGAAGTCACAATTTCAGGCGCTAAAAATGCCGCATTGCCGATCCTTTTCGCGGCGCTGCTGGCAGAAGAGCCGGTAGAGATCCAGAACGTTCCAAAGCTGAAAGACATCGATACGACGATGAAACTGCTCAGCCAGCTTGGAACGAAAGTGGAACGTAACGGTTCTGTCTGGATCGACGCCAGCCAGGTCAACATCTTCTGCGCGCCTTATGAACTGGTAAAAACCATGCGTGCATCGATTTGGGCGCTGGGGCCGCTGGTGGCGCGTTTTGGTCAGGGGCAGGTTTCTCTGCCAGGCGGCTGCGCCATCGGCGCGCGTCCGGTCGATCTGCACATCACTGGCCTGGAACAACTGGGCGCTGAGATCAAGCTGGAAGAAGGCTATGTGAAGGCGTCTGTTAATGGTCGCCTGAAAGGCGCGCATATCGTGATGGACAAAGTCAGCGTCGGTGCGACGGTGACCATCATGTCTGCGGCAACGCTGGCCGAAGGGACCACCGTGATTGAAAATGCCGCGCGTGAGCCGGAGATCGTCGATACCGCGAACTTCCTGGTGACGTTGGGAGCGAAGATCAGCGGTCAGGGCACCGATCGTATTACCATTGAGGGCGTTGAGCGTCTGGGCGGCGGCGTATACCGTGTTCTGCCCGATCGCATTGAAACCGGCACCTTCCTGGTCGCGGCGGCGATTTCCGGCGGTAAAATCGTCTGCCGTAACGCGCAGCCGGATACGCTGGATGCCGTACTGGCTAAACTGCGTGACGCCGGAGCGGATATTGAAACCGGTGAAGACTGGATCAGCCTGGACATGCATGGCCAGCGTCCGAAAGCTGTGAATGTGCGTACCGCGCCGCACCCGGCTTTCCCGACCGATATGCAGGCGCAGTTCACGCTGTTGAACCTTGTCGCGGAAGGGACGGGTTTCATCACGGAAACCATTTTCGAAAACCGCTTTATGCATGTGCCTGAACTGATCCGTATGGGCGCGCACGCGGAAATCGAGAGCAACACCGTGATTTGCCACGGCGTTGAAAAACTCTCCGGGGCGCAGGTGATGGCGACCGACTTGCGTGCGTCTGCGAGCCTGGTGCTGGCGGGATGCATTGCAGAAGGCACGACGCTGGTCGATCGTATTTATCACATCGATCGTGGCTATGAGCGCATTGAAGACAAACTGCGCGCGCTGGGCGCGAATATTGAGCGTGTGAAAGGCGAGTAA
- a CDS encoding calcium/sodium antiporter — translation MLLATALLIIGLLLVVYSADRLVFAASILCRAVGIPPLIIGMTVVSIGTSLPEIIVSVAASLHGQLDLAVGTALGSNIINILLILGLAALFHPFTVHSDVLRRELPLMLFVSVLAGSVLHDGELSRSDGIFLLLLAVLWLLFIVKIARLAERQGNDSLTREQVAELPREGGLPVAFLWLGIALIIMPMATRMVVDNATVLANYFAMSELTIGLTVIAIGTSLPELATAIAGIRKGENDIAIGNIIGANISNIAIVLGLPALITPGDVNPLAFGRDYSVMLLVSIVLALLCWRRPRQIGRGAGVLLTGGFIVWLAMLYWLSPLLIG, via the coding sequence ATGCTTTTAGCTACGGCGCTGTTAATTATTGGTTTACTTCTGGTGGTCTACAGCGCCGATCGTCTGGTGTTTGCCGCATCGATTTTGTGCCGGGCAGTGGGGATTCCTCCGCTCATTATCGGGATGACGGTCGTCAGTATCGGAACATCATTACCGGAGATAATTGTCTCGGTTGCCGCGTCGCTTCACGGGCAACTGGACTTAGCCGTAGGCACCGCGCTCGGCTCCAACATCATCAATATCTTGCTGATTCTGGGCCTAGCGGCGCTGTTTCACCCTTTTACCGTGCATTCTGATGTTTTGCGCCGCGAATTGCCGCTAATGTTATTTGTCAGTGTGCTGGCGGGTTCCGTCCTGCACGATGGCGAGCTGAGCCGTAGCGACGGAATCTTTCTTCTGCTGCTGGCCGTGCTATGGCTGCTGTTCATTGTTAAGATCGCGCGCCTGGCGGAGCGGCAGGGAAATGACAGCCTCACCCGGGAGCAGGTGGCGGAACTGCCGCGCGAAGGCGGCTTACCCGTCGCGTTTTTGTGGCTGGGTATCGCGCTGATTATTATGCCGATGGCGACGCGGATGGTGGTTGATAACGCCACCGTACTGGCGAACTACTTCGCCATGAGCGAACTGACTATCGGCCTGACGGTGATTGCGATTGGCACCAGCCTGCCGGAGCTGGCGACGGCGATCGCGGGCATCCGCAAAGGTGAAAATGATATCGCCATTGGCAACATTATCGGCGCCAATATTTCTAATATCGCCATCGTTCTGGGGCTGCCTGCATTGATTACGCCAGGCGACGTCAACCCGCTGGCGTTTGGGCGTGACTATAGCGTGATGCTGTTAGTGAGCATTGTTTTGGCATTGCTGTGCTGGCGGCGTCCGCGCCAGATTGGTCGGGGCGCTGGCGTGCTGCTGACCGGCGGTTTTATCGTATGGCTGGCGATGCTGTACTGGCTATCGCCGCTTCTTATTGGATAA
- the rpmA gene encoding 50S ribosomal protein L27: MAHKKAGGSTRNGRDSEAKRLGVKRFGGETVLAGSIIVRQRGTKFHAGTNVGCGRDHTLFAKADGKVKFEVKGPNNRKYISIVAE, encoded by the coding sequence ATGGCACATAAAAAGGCTGGCGGCTCAACTCGTAACGGTCGCGATTCAGAAGCTAAACGCCTGGGCGTTAAGCGTTTCGGTGGCGAAACCGTTCTGGCGGGTAGCATCATCGTTCGTCAACGTGGCACCAAATTCCACGCTGGCACTAACGTAGGTTGCGGTCGTGACCACACTCTGTTTGCTAAAGCAGACGGTAAAGTGAAATTCGAAGTTAAAGGCCCGAACAACCGTAAATACATCAGCATCGTTGCTGAGTAA
- the mlaF gene encoding phospholipid ABC transporter ATP-binding protein MlaF, with the protein MGQSVANLVDMRDVSFSRGDRCIFDNISLTVPRGKITAIMGPSGIGKTTLLRLIGGQIPPDSGEILFDGENVPAMSRSRLYTVRKRMSMLFQSGALFTDMNVFDNVAYPLREHTNLPAPLLKSTVMMKLEAVGLRGAAKLMPSELSGGMARRAALARAIALEPDLIMFDEPFVGQDPITMGVLVKLISELNSTLGVTCVVVSHDVPEVLSIADHAWIMADKKIVAHGSAKELQENADPRVRQFLDGIADGPVPFRYPAGDYHSDLLETGS; encoded by the coding sequence ATGGGTCAGTCTGTGGCGAATTTAGTCGATATGCGCGACGTCAGCTTTTCGCGTGGCGACCGCTGCATTTTCGATAATATTTCCCTGACCGTGCCACGCGGGAAGATCACGGCGATCATGGGGCCATCGGGGATCGGTAAAACCACGCTGTTACGACTGATTGGCGGACAGATCCCGCCGGATAGCGGGGAAATACTGTTTGATGGCGAAAACGTACCTGCTATGTCTCGCTCGCGGTTGTACACGGTACGAAAACGGATGAGCATGCTGTTTCAGTCGGGGGCGCTGTTCACCGACATGAACGTGTTTGATAACGTAGCCTACCCGCTGCGGGAGCACACGAATTTACCCGCGCCGCTGTTGAAAAGCACGGTGATGATGAAACTGGAAGCCGTTGGTCTGCGCGGCGCGGCAAAGCTCATGCCCTCTGAACTGTCCGGGGGGATGGCGCGGCGTGCGGCATTAGCCCGTGCTATTGCGCTGGAACCCGACCTCATTATGTTCGATGAGCCGTTTGTGGGTCAGGACCCGATTACGATGGGCGTACTGGTGAAGCTGATTTCAGAACTGAACAGCACGCTGGGCGTAACCTGCGTTGTCGTGTCCCACGATGTGCCGGAGGTGCTGAGCATCGCCGATCACGCCTGGATTATGGCGGACAAAAAAATCGTGGCGCACGGTAGCGCGAAGGAACTGCAAGAAAATGCCGACCCGCGCGTCCGCCAGTTCCTGGACGGTATTGCCGACGGGCCGGTTCCGTTCCGCTATCCGGCGGGCGATTATCACTCCGATTTACTCGAAACAGGGAGTTAA
- the mlaC gene encoding phospholipid-binding protein MlaC, which produces MFKRLMMVALLVIAPLSAATAADQTNPYKLMNEAAQKTFDRLKNEQPKIRANPDYLRDVVDQELLPYVQVKYAGALVLGRYYREATPAQRDAYFAAFREYLKQAYGQALAMYHGQTYQIAPEQPLGNATIVPIRVTIIDPNGRPPVRLDFQWRKNTQTGNWQAYDMIAEGVSMITTKQNEWSDLLRTKGIDGLTAQLQSISRQKISLEEKK; this is translated from the coding sequence ATGTTTAAGCGATTAATGATGGTAGCGCTGCTGGTCATTGCACCGTTGAGCGCGGCAACCGCGGCGGACCAGACTAACCCGTATAAATTGATGAATGAGGCGGCGCAGAAAACCTTCGATCGTCTGAAAAACGAACAGCCGAAAATCCGTGCCAACCCGGATTACCTGCGCGACGTCGTTGACCAGGAACTGCTGCCGTATGTGCAGGTGAAATACGCGGGCGCGCTGGTACTGGGTCGTTACTACCGGGAGGCGACGCCGGCGCAGCGTGACGCCTATTTCGCGGCGTTTCGTGAATACCTGAAACAGGCTTATGGTCAGGCGCTGGCGATGTACCACGGCCAGACTTACCAGATTGCGCCGGAACAACCGCTGGGCAATGCGACCATCGTGCCGATCCGCGTGACGATCATCGATCCGAATGGCCGTCCTCCGGTTCGACTGGATTTCCAGTGGCGTAAAAACACCCAGACCGGTAACTGGCAGGCTTATGACATGATCGCGGAAGGCGTCAGTATGATCACCACAAAACAGAATGAGTGGAGCGATCTGCTGCGTACCAAAGGCATCGACGGCCTGACCGCGCAGTTGCAGTCAATTTCTCGTCAGAAAATTTCGCTGGAAGAGAAAAAATAA
- the kdsC gene encoding 3-deoxy-manno-octulosonate-8-phosphatase KdsC codes for MSKAGASLATCYGPVSTQVIAQAENIRLLILDVDGVLSDGLIYMGNNGEELKAFNVRDGYGIRCALTSGIEVAIITGRKAKLVEDRCATLGITHLYQGQSDKLIAFGDLLDKLGVAPENVAYVGDDLIDWPVMEKVGLSVAVADAHPLLIPRADYVTHIAGGRGAVREVCDLLLLAQGKLDEAKGQSI; via the coding sequence ATGAGTAAAGCAGGTGCGTCGCTTGCGACCTGTTATGGCCCCGTCAGTACACAGGTTATCGCCCAGGCGGAAAACATCCGTCTGCTCATCCTCGATGTGGATGGCGTGCTGTCTGATGGTCTGATTTATATGGGCAACAACGGTGAAGAGCTGAAGGCCTTTAACGTCCGTGATGGCTACGGCATTCGCTGTGCGCTCACTTCCGGGATTGAGGTCGCTATTATTACCGGACGAAAGGCTAAACTTGTAGAAGATCGCTGTGCCACCCTGGGGATCACGCATCTCTATCAGGGGCAGTCGGACAAACTTATCGCGTTTGGCGACCTGCTCGATAAGCTGGGCGTTGCGCCTGAAAATGTGGCTTACGTCGGTGACGATCTGATCGACTGGCCGGTGATGGAAAAAGTGGGTCTGAGCGTTGCGGTCGCTGATGCGCATCCGCTCCTGATCCCTCGCGCCGACTATGTGACGCATATCGCCGGTGGACGCGGCGCGGTGCGGGAAGTGTGCGATCTACTCTTGCTGGCGCAGGGTAAGCTTGATGAGGCCAAAGGGCAATCGATATGA
- the mlaE gene encoding lipid asymmetry maintenance ABC transporter permease subunit MlaE: protein MLLNALAALGHRGIKTLRTFGRAGLMLFNAVIGKPEFRKHAPLLVRQLYNVGVLSMLIIIVSGVFIGMVLGLQGYLVLTTYSAETSLGMLVALSLLRELGPVVAALLFAGRAGSALTAEIGLMRATEQLSSMEMMAVDPLRRVISPRLWAGVISLPLLTIIFVAVGIWGGSLVGVSWKGIDAGFFWSAMQDAVDWRLDLVNCLIKSVVFAITVTWIALFNGYDAIPTSAGISRATTRTVVHSSLAVLGLDFVLTALMFGN from the coding sequence ATGCTGTTAAATGCGCTGGCAGCGCTTGGACACCGGGGGATCAAAACCCTCAGAACGTTCGGGCGTGCCGGGTTAATGTTATTCAATGCGGTGATTGGTAAGCCGGAATTTCGCAAGCATGCGCCACTGCTGGTGCGTCAGCTCTATAATGTGGGCGTCCTGTCGATGCTCATTATTATCGTCTCTGGCGTTTTTATCGGCATGGTGCTCGGGTTGCAGGGCTATCTGGTTCTGACGACCTACAGCGCGGAAACCAGCCTGGGTATGCTGGTGGCGCTTTCATTGCTGCGTGAACTGGGGCCGGTTGTCGCGGCGTTGCTGTTTGCCGGGCGCGCAGGGTCTGCGCTGACCGCAGAAATTGGTCTTATGCGAGCGACTGAGCAGCTCTCCAGTATGGAAATGATGGCCGTCGATCCGCTGCGCCGGGTGATCTCTCCGCGCCTGTGGGCGGGGGTGATTTCGCTGCCGCTGCTGACGATTATCTTCGTGGCTGTTGGCATCTGGGGTGGATCGCTGGTTGGCGTTAGCTGGAAGGGGATCGATGCCGGTTTCTTCTGGTCGGCGATGCAGGATGCCGTCGACTGGCGTCTGGATCTCGTGAACTGTTTGATTAAGAGCGTGGTGTTCGCCATCACGGTAACGTGGATTGCGCTGTTCAATGGGTATGACGCGATTCCGACCTCTGCCGGGATTAGCCGCGCAACCACGCGCACCGTTGTGCACTCGTCTTTGGCCGTTCTGGGTCTGGATTTTGTGTTGACCGCACTGATGTTTGGGAATTGA
- the kdsD gene encoding arabinose-5-phosphate isomerase KdsD yields the protein MSHLALQPGFDFQKAGKDVLEIEREGLAELDQYIDQNFTLACEKIFSCTGKVVVMGMGKSGHIGRKMAATFASTGTSAFFVHPGEAAHGDLGMVTSQDVVIAISNSGESNEIAALIPVLKRLQVPLICITGRPESSMARAADVHLCVKVPKEACPLGLAPTSSTTATLVMGDALAVALLKARGFTAEDFALSHPGGALGRKLLLRVNDIMHTGDEIPHVNKNASLRDALLEITRKNLGMTVICDDTMKIDGIFTDGDLRRVFDMGVDVRQLGIADVMTPGGIRVRPGILAVNALNLMQSRHITSVLVADGDQLLGVLHMHDLLRAGVV from the coding sequence ATGTCGCACTTAGCGTTACAACCGGGTTTTGACTTTCAGAAAGCAGGCAAAGACGTCCTGGAGATTGAACGTGAAGGCCTGGCGGAGCTTGACCAATACATCGACCAGAACTTCACGCTCGCCTGTGAAAAAATCTTCTCGTGCACAGGCAAAGTCGTTGTCATGGGGATGGGAAAATCAGGTCATATCGGGCGGAAAATGGCCGCCACCTTTGCCAGCACTGGCACTTCCGCCTTTTTTGTTCACCCAGGCGAGGCCGCGCATGGCGATCTCGGCATGGTCACCTCGCAGGATGTGGTGATCGCGATTTCCAACTCTGGCGAATCCAATGAGATTGCCGCATTAATCCCGGTTCTCAAACGCTTGCAGGTGCCGCTGATTTGTATCACCGGGCGGCCAGAAAGCAGCATGGCGCGTGCGGCGGATGTGCATCTGTGTGTTAAAGTGCCGAAAGAAGCCTGCCCGTTGGGTCTGGCGCCGACCAGCAGCACCACGGCTACGCTGGTCATGGGCGATGCGCTCGCGGTCGCGTTATTAAAAGCCCGCGGCTTTACCGCCGAAGATTTTGCGTTGTCGCATCCGGGCGGCGCACTTGGCCGTAAACTTCTGCTGCGCGTTAACGATATCATGCACACCGGCGATGAAATCCCGCATGTGAATAAAAACGCCAGCCTGCGTGATGCCCTGCTGGAAATTACGCGTAAAAATCTCGGCATGACCGTCATTTGTGATGACACAATGAAGATTGACGGCATCTTTACCGATGGCGACTTGCGTCGTGTTTTCGATATGGGTGTGGATGTTCGCCAGTTAGGGATTGCCGACGTCATGACGCCAGGGGGAATTCGCGTTCGCCCCGGTATTCTCGCCGTTAACGCCCTGAACTTAATGCAGTCCCGTCATATCACCTCCGTTTTGGTTGCTGATGGCGACCAGTTACTGGGTGTGTTACATATGCATGATTTACTGCGTGCAGGCGTAGTGTAG
- the sfsB gene encoding DNA-binding transcriptional regulator SfsB, protein MENKLIDWHPADIIAGLRKKGTSMAAESRKNGLSSSTLANALTRPWPKGELIIAKALGTEPWVIWPSRYHDPETHEFIDRTRLMRARKGK, encoded by the coding sequence ATGGAAAATAAACTCATTGACTGGCATCCCGCAGACATCATTGCCGGATTACGTAAAAAAGGGACATCTATGGCGGCGGAATCACGCAAGAATGGATTAAGTTCCTCGACGCTGGCAAACGCCCTGACCCGACCGTGGCCGAAAGGAGAGCTCATCATTGCGAAGGCGCTGGGTACAGAACCCTGGGTGATCTGGCCGTCGCGCTATCATGACCCAGAAACCCATGAGTTCATTGACAGAACGCGTCTGATGCGGGCTCGAAAAGGGAAATAG
- the mlaD gene encoding outer membrane lipid asymmetry maintenance protein MlaD produces the protein MQTKKSEIWVGIFLLVALLAALFVCLKAANVTSMRTEPTYTIYATFDNIGGLKARSPVRIGGVVVGRVADISLDPKTYLPRVTLDIEERYNHIPDTSSLSIRTSGLLGEQYLALNVGFEDPELGTSILKDGDTIQDTKSAMVLEDMIGQFLYNSKGDDNKNSGDAPAPTEGNNEATPPAGATN, from the coding sequence ATGCAAACGAAAAAAAGTGAAATTTGGGTAGGGATCTTCTTGCTGGTTGCGTTGCTGGCGGCGCTGTTTGTTTGCCTGAAAGCGGCCAATGTCACCTCAATGCGCACGGAGCCGACCTACACGATTTATGCGACCTTCGACAATATTGGCGGCCTGAAAGCGCGCTCTCCGGTGCGCATTGGCGGGGTGGTTGTCGGCCGGGTTGCGGATATCTCGCTGGATCCGAAAACCTACCTGCCGCGCGTCACGCTGGATATTGAAGAGCGCTATAACCACATTCCTGATACCAGTTCGCTGAGTATCCGCACCTCTGGCCTGCTGGGGGAGCAATATCTGGCGTTAAACGTCGGGTTTGAAGATCCTGAACTGGGAACGTCTATCCTCAAAGATGGAGACACTATTCAGGACACCAAGTCCGCGATGGTGCTTGAAGACATGATTGGTCAGTTCCTTTACAACAGTAAAGGGGACGACAATAAGAATTCTGGCGATGCGCCAGCGCCAACTGAAGGCAATAATGAAGCGACACCGCCTGCGGGCGCAACAAATTAA
- a CDS encoding DMT family transporter, protein MKQQAGIGILLALTTAMCWGALPIAMKQVLEVMEPPTIVFYRFLMASIGLGAILAVKRKLPPLRIFRKPRWLVLLAIATGGLFGNFILFSSSLQYLSPTASQVIGQLSPVGMMVASVFILKEKMRGTQVIGALMLLCGLVMFFNTSLVEIFTKLTDYTWGVIFGVGAATVWVSYGVAQKVLLRRLASQQILFLLYTLCTIALLPLAKPGVISQLSDWQLACLIFCGLNTLVGYGALAEAMARWQAAQVSALITLTPLFTLLFSDLLSMAWPDFFARPMLNLLGYLGAFVVVAGAMYSAIGHRIWGGLRKHETVVSQPRSGE, encoded by the coding sequence ATGAAGCAGCAGGCTGGCATTGGCATCCTTTTAGCACTCACCACTGCAATGTGTTGGGGCGCCTTGCCAATTGCAATGAAGCAGGTGCTGGAGGTGATGGAACCTCCGACCATTGTCTTCTATCGCTTTTTAATGGCGAGTATCGGCCTCGGCGCGATCCTGGCAGTTAAAAGAAAGCTCCCGCCATTGCGTATTTTTCGCAAACCGCGCTGGCTGGTGTTGCTGGCGATTGCAACAGGTGGACTTTTCGGGAATTTCATCCTGTTCAGCTCTTCCCTGCAATATTTGAGTCCGACGGCATCGCAGGTTATCGGTCAACTGTCACCGGTTGGCATGATGGTCGCCAGCGTCTTTATTTTGAAAGAAAAGATGCGCGGCACGCAGGTGATTGGCGCGCTCATGCTGCTTTGTGGGCTGGTGATGTTCTTTAATACCAGTCTGGTCGAGATTTTTACCAAACTGACCGATTACACCTGGGGTGTGATCTTTGGGGTCGGTGCGGCGACGGTCTGGGTGAGTTATGGCGTCGCGCAAAAGGTGTTATTGCGTCGTCTGGCCTCACAGCAGATCCTGTTTTTACTGTACACTTTATGTACGATTGCGTTATTGCCGCTGGCGAAGCCGGGGGTTATCTCGCAGTTAAGTGACTGGCAGCTCGCGTGTTTGATTTTCTGTGGGCTGAATACGCTGGTAGGATATGGCGCCCTGGCGGAAGCGATGGCGCGTTGGCAGGCAGCGCAGGTAAGTGCGTTAATCACGCTCACTCCGCTGTTTACGCTGTTATTTTCAGATCTATTATCTATGGCCTGGCCCGATTTCTTCGCCAGACCGATGTTAAACCTTTTAGGTTATCTCGGTGCGTTTGTCGTGGTTGCGGGCGCGATGTATTCCGCCATTGGTCATCGTATTTGGGGCGGTTTACGCAAGCATGAAACGGTGGTTTCGCAACCCCGCTCAGGCGAATGA
- the rplU gene encoding 50S ribosomal protein L21: MYAVFQSGGKQHRVSEGQTVRLEKLDIATGETIEFAEVLMIANGEEVKIGVPFVDGGVIKAEVVAHGRGEKVKIVKFRRRKHYRKQQGHRQWFTDVKITGISA; encoded by the coding sequence ATGTACGCGGTTTTCCAAAGTGGTGGTAAACAACACCGAGTAAGCGAAGGTCAGACCGTTCGCCTGGAAAAGCTGGACATCGCAACTGGCGAAACTATTGAGTTCGCTGAAGTTCTGATGATCGCAAACGGTGAAGAAGTCAAAATCGGCGTTCCTTTCGTTGATGGCGGCGTAATCAAAGCTGAAGTTGTTGCTCACGGTCGTGGCGAGAAAGTTAAAATCGTTAAGTTTCGTCGTCGTAAACACTATCGTAAGCAGCAAGGCCACCGTCAGTGGTTCACTGATGTGAAAATTACTGGCATCAGCGCCTAA
- the mlaB gene encoding lipid asymmetry maintenance protein MlaB, which yields MTQSLSWTREGDTLALAGELDQDVLNPLWDARVDAMKDVTCIDLSQVSRVDSGGLALLVHLVDQAKRQGNSVSLQGVNEKVYTLAKLYNLPADVLPR from the coding sequence ATGACGCAGTCACTTAGCTGGACGCGCGAAGGTGACACGCTGGCATTAGCGGGAGAGCTGGACCAGGACGTGCTGAACCCTCTGTGGGATGCGCGCGTTGATGCGATGAAAGACGTAACCTGCATCGATCTGAGCCAGGTCTCCCGGGTGGATAGCGGTGGTCTGGCGTTACTGGTGCATCTTGTCGATCAGGCGAAGCGACAGGGCAACAGCGTTTCGCTGCAAGGGGTAAACGAGAAGGTTTACACGCTGGCGAAGCTCTATAATTTGCCTGCTGACGTGCTTCCACGTTAA
- the ispB gene encoding octaprenyl diphosphate synthase — MNLEKINELTAQDMAGVNATILEQLNSDVQLINQLGYYIVSGGGKRIRPMIAVLAARAVGYQENAHVTIAALIEFIHTATLLHDDVVDESDMRRGKATANAAFGNAASVLVGDFIYTRAFQMMTSLGSLKVLEVMSEAVNVIAEGEVLQLMNVNDPDITEENYMRVIYSKTARLFEAAAQCSGLLAGCTPEQEKGLQDYGRYLGTAFQLIDDLLDYSADGEQLGKNVGDDLNEGKPTLPLLHAMRNGTPEQAQMIRTAIEQGNGRHLLEPVLEAMTACGSLEWTRQRAEDEADKAIAALQILPDTPWREALIGLAHIAVQRDR; from the coding sequence ATGAATTTAGAAAAAATCAATGAGTTAACCGCGCAAGATATGGCGGGTGTCAATGCGACAATCCTTGAACAGCTCAATTCCGACGTCCAACTGATCAATCAGTTAGGGTATTACATCGTTAGCGGCGGCGGAAAACGTATCCGCCCGATGATTGCCGTACTCGCTGCGCGCGCCGTTGGTTATCAGGAAAATGCGCACGTCACGATCGCTGCCTTAATCGAGTTTATCCACACCGCCACCCTGCTACACGACGATGTTGTGGATGAATCCGATATGCGTCGTGGGAAGGCAACGGCGAATGCAGCATTTGGCAACGCCGCCAGCGTCCTGGTCGGTGATTTTATCTACACCCGCGCGTTCCAGATGATGACCAGCCTTGGCTCGCTGAAAGTGCTGGAGGTAATGTCAGAAGCGGTGAACGTCATCGCCGAAGGCGAAGTGCTGCAACTGATGAACGTCAACGACCCGGACATCACCGAAGAAAATTACATGCGCGTGATTTACAGCAAAACGGCGCGCCTGTTTGAAGCTGCGGCGCAGTGTTCCGGTCTTCTTGCTGGCTGTACTCCTGAGCAAGAAAAAGGGTTGCAGGATTATGGTCGTTATCTCGGTACGGCCTTTCAGCTGATTGACGATTTACTCGATTACAGCGCTGATGGCGAGCAGTTAGGTAAAAATGTCGGCGATGACCTCAACGAAGGAAAACCAACGCTGCCGCTGCTGCACGCCATGCGTAACGGTACACCAGAGCAGGCGCAAATGATCCGTACCGCCATTGAACAAGGCAATGGTCGCCACCTTCTGGAACCCGTTCTGGAAGCCATGACCGCCTGCGGTTCACTGGAATGGACGCGTCAGCGTGCAGAAGACGAGGCCGATAAAGCCATCGCCGCCCTACAGATTCTGCCTGATACGCCGTGGCGCGAAGCCCTGATCGGTCTGGCGCACATCGCCGTACAACGCGATCGTTAA
- the ibaG gene encoding BolA family iron metabolism protein IbaG has product MENHEIQSVLMSALSLQEVHVSGDGSHFQVIAVGEMFDGMSRVKKQQSVYGPLMEFIADNRIHAVSIKAYTPAEWERDRKLNGF; this is encoded by the coding sequence ATGGAAAATCATGAAATTCAGAGCGTGCTGATGAGCGCACTCTCCCTCCAGGAAGTCCACGTCTCTGGCGATGGCAGTCACTTTCAGGTTATCGCCGTGGGTGAGATGTTTGACGGCATGAGCCGGGTCAAGAAGCAGCAGTCTGTTTACGGCCCGTTGATGGAGTTTATTGCGGATAACCGTATCCATGCCGTATCGATCAAAGCGTATACCCCAGCGGAATGGGAACGCGATCGCAAACTTAACGGTTTTTGA